From a region of the Geothrix sp. 21YS21S-2 genome:
- a CDS encoding methyl-accepting chemotaxis protein translates to MRNNQPVTRVERHLEDGAFIVSMTDTRGVITFANDEFVRVSGYTREELLGQPHNLVRHPDMPPSAFADLWATLGRGETWQGMVKNRAKSGDFYWVDTTVSAIVEHGKLEGYVSIRSKPDRIQVEEAELLYAGIRAGKAAETVFRQPWITFPRMLFTTRIWMTASLILAIIGLFSLLNFFSFMGNFNAATGVGERDLPGALSADEMAYQTVQIQQFFTDACLTGHADALKEAEGAAAAFRTALADYRRSVQDDPRAPGRALEGDLDALVATGRTMYEAYRGKGQAEGNRVMETFDASSARLSKAVLALREREVGDVRARLGGITRASRANLWAITLGGLAAFLVCMFLFHRLVKTLSNQLGSDPLVAMGIARAIAGGDLHAEIRTRLGDRTSLLAALRIMQSHLKGMINRIHFDAMRVTEHGATFAAANAAVSAHSRELARNAEDQRASAERMAAAVAELSGSIQDVSAHARDSHLRAMKAVETAQQGDRSGEAAIQAMGRVADTTAQVVAAVQVIQEIARQTNLLSLNAAIEAAKAGAAGKGFAVVAEEVRKLAERSSAAAREIAELIQGSDRAIAEGQTTVQEAVHALGVIKDLVGQVTAMSMEIGSASEQQSRASADVAQQVAADARKAVANAEASLRLSATVEATAAASGRLTVTAEGLVGLVERFQV, encoded by the coding sequence ATGAGGAACAACCAGCCCGTGACCAGGGTGGAACGGCATCTGGAGGACGGAGCCTTCATCGTCTCCATGACCGATACCCGGGGCGTCATCACCTTCGCCAACGACGAGTTCGTGCGGGTGAGCGGCTACACCCGGGAGGAGCTGCTGGGCCAGCCCCACAACCTCGTGCGCCATCCCGACATGCCCCCCTCGGCCTTCGCGGACCTGTGGGCCACCCTCGGCCGCGGCGAGACCTGGCAGGGCATGGTGAAGAACCGCGCCAAATCGGGGGACTTCTACTGGGTGGACACCACGGTCTCGGCCATCGTCGAACACGGGAAGCTGGAGGGCTACGTCTCCATCCGCAGCAAGCCCGACCGGATCCAGGTGGAGGAGGCCGAGCTCCTGTATGCCGGCATCCGGGCCGGCAAGGCGGCCGAGACGGTGTTCCGCCAGCCCTGGATCACCTTTCCCCGGATGCTCTTCACGACCCGCATCTGGATGACCGCCAGCCTGATCCTGGCCATCATCGGCCTTTTCTCCCTGCTCAACTTCTTCTCCTTCATGGGCAACTTCAACGCCGCCACGGGCGTGGGGGAGCGGGACCTGCCCGGGGCCCTGTCGGCCGACGAGATGGCCTACCAGACCGTACAGATCCAGCAGTTCTTCACCGACGCCTGCCTCACGGGCCACGCGGACGCGCTCAAGGAGGCCGAGGGCGCCGCCGCGGCCTTCCGGACAGCCCTGGCCGACTACCGGCGGAGCGTCCAGGACGATCCCCGCGCCCCCGGCCGGGCCCTCGAAGGCGACCTGGACGCCCTGGTGGCCACCGGCCGGACCATGTACGAGGCCTACCGGGGCAAGGGCCAGGCCGAAGGCAACCGGGTCATGGAGACCTTCGACGCCTCCTCGGCCCGGCTCAGCAAGGCCGTGCTGGCCCTGCGGGAGCGGGAGGTGGGCGATGTCCGCGCCAGACTGGGCGGCATCACCCGCGCCTCCCGCGCGAACCTGTGGGCCATCACCCTGGGGGGCCTGGCCGCCTTCCTGGTGTGCATGTTCCTCTTCCACCGGCTGGTCAAGACCCTGTCCAACCAGCTGGGCAGCGACCCCCTCGTGGCCATGGGCATCGCCCGGGCCATCGCCGGGGGCGACCTGCACGCGGAGATACGCACCCGCCTGGGCGACCGCACCAGCCTCCTGGCGGCCCTGAGGATCATGCAGTCCCACCTGAAGGGCATGATCAACCGCATCCACTTCGACGCCATGCGGGTGACCGAACACGGCGCCACGTTCGCCGCCGCCAACGCGGCCGTCAGCGCCCATTCCCGCGAACTGGCCCGGAACGCCGAGGACCAGCGGGCTTCCGCCGAACGCATGGCCGCTGCGGTGGCCGAGCTGTCGGGCTCCATCCAGGACGTGTCCGCCCACGCCCGGGACAGCCATCTGCGAGCCATGAAGGCCGTGGAGACGGCCCAGCAGGGCGACCGATCCGGGGAGGCCGCCATCCAGGCCATGGGCCGGGTCGCGGACACCACCGCCCAGGTGGTGGCCGCCGTGCAGGTGATCCAGGAGATCGCCCGGCAGACCAACCTCCTGTCCCTCAACGCCGCCATCGAGGCGGCCAAGGCCGGAGCGGCCGGGAAGGGCTTCGCCGTGGTGGCCGAGGAAGTGCGCAAGCTGGCCGAACGCAGCAGCGCCGCCGCCCGGGAGATCGCCGAACTCATCCAGGGCAGCGACCGGGCCATCGCCGAAGGCCAGACCACCGTCCAGGAGGCCGTCCACGCCCTGGGCGTCATCAAGGACCTGGTCGGGCAGGTGACCGCCATGTCCATGGAGATCGGCTCGGCCTCCGAACAGCAGTCCCGGGCCAGCGCCGACGTGGCGCAGCAGGTGGCCGCGGATGCCCGCAAGGCCGTCGCCAACGCCGAGGCCAGCCTCCGGCTGTCGGCCACCGTGGAGGCCACCGCCGCCGCCTCGGGCCGGCTCACCGTCACCGCCGAAGGCCTGGTGGGCCTCGTGGAACGTTTCCAGGTCTGA
- a CDS encoding VOC family protein encodes MGNPVGWFEIYVQDMARAKAFYQAVFQTELASLSAAEPEMWAFQGDMTSYGTPGALVRMDGCPSGGNSTLVYFSCKDCAVEAGRVAKAGGKVAKEKFAIGEYGFIALALDTEGNMFGLHSMA; translated from the coding sequence ATGGGCAATCCCGTAGGCTGGTTCGAGATCTACGTGCAGGACATGGCGCGGGCCAAGGCTTTCTACCAGGCGGTGTTCCAGACCGAGCTGGCGAGCCTGAGCGCCGCCGAACCCGAGATGTGGGCGTTCCAGGGCGACATGACGAGCTACGGCACGCCCGGGGCCCTGGTCCGGATGGACGGCTGCCCCTCGGGCGGCAACAGCACTCTGGTCTACTTCAGCTGCAAGGACTGCGCGGTGGAGGCCGGCCGCGTCGCGAAGGCGGGCGGGAAGGTGGCCAAGGAGAAGTTCGCCATCGGGGAGTACGGCTTCATCGCGCTGGCCCTGGACACCGAGGGGAACATGTTCGGGCTGCATTCGATGGCCTAA
- a CDS encoding alpha/beta fold hydrolase, producing the protein MTDFDVTAGGRRLRVRRLGAGDPVLVFLHEGLGSITLWRDFPQALCEATGLGAIVYDRCGYGASQEREGPLEPGYLEREAAVLPEVLEAAGVSRPILVGHSDGASIALLYAARVPGAPRGVISEAAHVFVEDRTVAGVAEAGKAFGTTPLRERLRRHHGDKVDAVFRGWNDVWLSPGHRAWDMTDRLGAITAPLLAIQGVDDEYGSALQVEAIVRGVRGPARSLLVPGCGHVPHHQARGPVLEAMARFVRELPPP; encoded by the coding sequence GTGACCGACTTCGACGTGACGGCCGGTGGCAGGCGCCTGCGGGTGCGCCGGCTGGGGGCCGGCGATCCCGTCCTCGTCTTCCTCCACGAAGGCCTGGGCAGCATCACCCTGTGGCGGGACTTCCCCCAGGCCCTGTGCGAGGCCACGGGGCTTGGCGCCATCGTCTACGACCGCTGCGGCTACGGCGCCTCCCAGGAGCGGGAGGGCCCCCTGGAACCCGGCTACCTGGAACGGGAGGCCGCCGTCCTGCCCGAAGTGCTGGAGGCCGCGGGCGTGAGCCGCCCCATCCTGGTGGGCCACAGCGACGGCGCCAGCATCGCCCTGCTCTACGCGGCCCGGGTCCCCGGCGCGCCCCGGGGCGTCATCTCCGAAGCGGCCCACGTCTTCGTGGAGGACAGGACCGTCGCCGGCGTGGCCGAGGCCGGAAAGGCCTTCGGGACCACCCCCCTGCGCGAGCGTCTCCGGCGCCATCACGGGGACAAGGTGGACGCCGTCTTCCGCGGCTGGAACGACGTCTGGCTCTCCCCGGGGCACCGCGCCTGGGACATGACGGACCGGCTGGGGGCCATCACCGCGCCCCTGCTTGCCATCCAGGGCGTCGACGACGAATACGGCTCCGCCTTGCAGGTGGAGGCCATCGTCCGGGGGGTCCGCGGCCCCGCCCGGAGCCTCCTGGTGCCCGGCTGCGGCCACGTCCCCCACCACCAGGCCAGGGGCCCGGTCCTGGAGGCCATGGCCCGGTTCGTGCGGGAGCTCCCGCCCCCTTGA
- the xdh gene encoding selenium-dependent xanthine dehydrogenase has product MEFTLNGQDRTFDGDPSRELLAWLRDEAGLKSPKDGCSGEGICGCCTVLVDGRARLSCRMAVKDVAGRSVTTVEGLSPEERDAFADAFVLKGGVQCGFCTPGIVMKAASILQKNPDPTRQEICDGLNGNLCRCTGYKKVLDSVECAAEALRLHRPVAFPEGTGAVGTRHPKYTAREAVLGERVFVGDMVEPGMVFGALRFSDHPRARVLKVDISEALQVDGVLAVLTAGDIKGKRVNGMIYRDWPVMVLEGEETRCIGDVLATVAAVTEEAAHAAAALVRVEYEVLEPVTDIFEALEPGAPQLTDHGNVLSVTEVRLGDAEGAMRTAAHVTRQRYTTQRIEHAFLEPEAALAVPWTKDGEAGVKIFDGGQGGYEDRRQIAELLDLPERLVNVVLVQNGGAFGGKEDLMGQHHAAMLCLATGRPVMVRFDRKTSLRTHAKRHPIVMDYEVGCDAGGHLVALVAHMHSDSGAYASVGMKVIERAVAHSAGAYAIPNVHVKGTAVITNNASCGAMRGFGANQAAFGIESSVDELCALGGFDRWQFRWDNALTEGKATATGQVLTSGVGVRACLEALKDRFQAAKFAGIAAGIKNTGIGCGMPDSGKAKLEVLAGGRVVLHHGWCEMGQGAHNMALQTLVTETGIDPGCIEVRVETDAETWCGMTTASRGTSLVGNSVREAARGLKADLAAGRTLADLAGREYRGEWVCDWTTKVGAQPPEGRPIVTHYSYGYAAQMVELDDTGRITRVTAAHDAGRIMNPTLFEGQIEGSLHMGLGYAVTEDFPYRDGWPVSWKMADLGILRTRDMPELDVIGVEVADAHGPYGAKGVGEIGLVPTAPAVANALRQFDGVRRTSLPLREMRLLGKKNKA; this is encoded by the coding sequence ATGGAGTTCACGCTCAACGGCCAGGACCGGACGTTCGATGGGGATCCCTCCCGGGAGCTCCTGGCCTGGCTCAGGGACGAGGCCGGGCTCAAGAGTCCCAAGGACGGCTGCTCCGGCGAGGGGATCTGCGGCTGCTGCACGGTCCTGGTGGACGGCAGGGCCCGGCTCAGCTGCCGCATGGCGGTCAAGGACGTGGCGGGCAGATCGGTCACCACGGTGGAGGGCCTGTCCCCCGAGGAGCGCGACGCCTTTGCCGATGCCTTCGTCCTCAAGGGCGGCGTGCAGTGCGGTTTCTGCACCCCCGGCATCGTCATGAAGGCGGCCTCCATCCTCCAGAAGAACCCGGATCCCACGCGCCAGGAGATCTGCGACGGCCTCAACGGGAACCTCTGCCGGTGCACCGGCTACAAGAAGGTCCTCGACTCGGTGGAATGCGCGGCCGAGGCCCTGCGCCTGCACCGGCCCGTGGCGTTCCCCGAGGGCACGGGCGCCGTGGGCACCCGCCATCCCAAGTACACGGCCCGGGAGGCGGTGCTCGGCGAGCGGGTCTTCGTGGGCGACATGGTGGAGCCCGGCATGGTCTTCGGCGCCCTGCGCTTCTCGGACCACCCCCGCGCCAGGGTGCTGAAGGTGGACATCTCGGAGGCGCTCCAGGTGGACGGCGTCCTGGCGGTCCTCACGGCCGGGGACATCAAGGGCAAGCGCGTCAACGGCATGATCTACCGCGACTGGCCCGTGATGGTGCTGGAGGGCGAGGAGACCCGCTGCATCGGCGACGTGCTGGCCACCGTGGCGGCCGTGACCGAGGAGGCCGCCCACGCCGCCGCGGCCCTGGTGCGGGTGGAGTACGAGGTGCTGGAGCCGGTCACGGACATCTTCGAGGCCCTGGAGCCCGGGGCTCCCCAGCTCACCGACCACGGCAACGTCCTCTCGGTCACCGAGGTGCGCCTGGGCGACGCGGAGGGGGCGATGAGGACGGCCGCCCACGTCACCCGCCAGCGCTACACCACCCAGCGCATCGAGCACGCGTTCCTGGAGCCCGAGGCGGCCCTGGCCGTGCCCTGGACCAAGGACGGCGAGGCGGGCGTGAAGATCTTCGATGGGGGCCAGGGCGGCTACGAGGACCGCCGGCAGATCGCCGAGCTCCTGGACCTCCCGGAGCGGCTGGTGAACGTGGTGCTCGTCCAGAACGGCGGCGCCTTCGGCGGCAAGGAGGACCTCATGGGCCAACACCACGCGGCCATGCTCTGCCTGGCCACGGGCCGCCCCGTCATGGTCCGCTTCGACCGGAAGACCTCCCTGCGCACCCACGCCAAGCGCCACCCCATCGTCATGGACTACGAGGTGGGCTGCGACGCCGGCGGCCATCTGGTGGCCCTGGTGGCCCACATGCACTCGGATTCCGGGGCCTACGCCAGCGTGGGCATGAAGGTCATCGAACGGGCCGTGGCCCATTCCGCCGGGGCGTACGCCATCCCCAACGTCCACGTGAAGGGCACGGCGGTCATCACCAACAACGCCTCCTGCGGCGCCATGCGGGGCTTCGGCGCCAACCAGGCGGCTTTCGGCATCGAGTCCAGCGTGGACGAGCTGTGCGCCCTGGGGGGTTTCGACCGCTGGCAGTTCCGCTGGGACAACGCGCTGACCGAGGGCAAGGCCACCGCCACCGGGCAGGTGCTCACCAGCGGCGTGGGGGTGCGGGCCTGCCTGGAGGCCCTCAAGGACCGCTTCCAGGCCGCGAAATTCGCCGGCATCGCCGCCGGCATCAAGAACACGGGCATCGGCTGCGGCATGCCGGATTCCGGCAAGGCCAAGCTCGAGGTCCTGGCCGGGGGCAGGGTCGTCCTCCATCACGGCTGGTGCGAGATGGGGCAGGGGGCCCACAACATGGCCCTTCAGACCCTGGTCACCGAGACGGGCATCGACCCGGGCTGCATCGAGGTGCGGGTGGAGACGGACGCCGAGACCTGGTGCGGCATGACCACCGCCAGCCGGGGCACGTCCCTGGTGGGCAACTCCGTGCGGGAGGCCGCCCGGGGCCTGAAGGCGGACCTGGCCGCGGGCAGGACCCTGGCCGACCTGGCGGGCCGGGAGTACCGGGGCGAGTGGGTCTGCGACTGGACCACCAAGGTGGGCGCGCAGCCCCCGGAGGGCAGGCCGATCGTCACCCACTACTCCTACGGCTACGCCGCCCAGATGGTCGAACTGGACGACACGGGGCGCATCACCCGCGTCACCGCCGCCCACGACGCGGGCAGGATCATGAACCCCACCCTCTTCGAGGGGCAGATCGAGGGCTCCCTGCACATGGGCCTGGGCTACGCGGTCACCGAGGACTTCCCCTACCGGGACGGCTGGCCCGTGTCCTGGAAGATGGCGGACCTGGGCATCCTCCGCACCCGGGACATGCCCGAGCTGGACGTGATCGGCGTGGAGGTGGCGGACGCCCACGGCCCCTACGGCGCCAAGGGCGTGGGCGAGATCGGCCTGGTGCCCACGGCCCCGGCCGTGGCCAACGCCCTGCGGCAGTTCGACGGCGTGCGGCGCACCTCCCTCCCCCTCCGGGAGATGCGGCTCCTGGGCAAGAAGAACAAGGCCTGA
- a CDS encoding ABC transporter ATP-binding protein, with the protein MDYALDLQDLTKTFGDKVAVDGLTLRLPPGSFLGLLGRNGAGKSTTLKMVTGLLRPTRGTIRILGLDLAQDDLAIKRRIGVMPEEMALLEYLTGPQYLRFVGRMYGLQDPVADARREELFGKLDLAPAKGALVADYSYGMKKKLAFCAAILHGPEVVFLDEPFEGIDAVTSRTIKDILAALQRTGVTLILTSHIMEVVEKLCPTIAILDQGRLLGFGPLEELRGGAANLESLFVELVGGARTGELSWL; encoded by the coding sequence ATGGATTACGCCCTCGACCTCCAGGATCTCACCAAGACCTTCGGCGACAAGGTGGCCGTGGACGGCCTGACCCTCCGGTTGCCGCCGGGCAGCTTCCTCGGCCTCCTGGGCCGCAACGGCGCCGGCAAGAGCACCACCCTGAAGATGGTGACGGGCCTCCTGCGGCCCACCCGGGGAACCATCCGGATCCTGGGCCTGGACCTGGCCCAGGACGACCTGGCCATCAAGCGCCGCATCGGCGTCATGCCCGAGGAGATGGCGCTGCTCGAATACCTCACCGGACCCCAGTACCTGCGCTTCGTGGGCCGCATGTACGGCCTGCAGGACCCGGTGGCCGACGCCCGGCGGGAGGAGCTCTTCGGCAAGCTGGACCTGGCGCCCGCCAAGGGGGCCCTGGTGGCCGACTACAGCTACGGCATGAAGAAGAAGCTGGCGTTCTGCGCGGCCATCCTCCACGGGCCCGAGGTGGTGTTCCTGGACGAGCCCTTCGAGGGCATCGACGCGGTGACCAGCCGCACCATCAAGGACATCCTGGCCGCCCTGCAGCGCACCGGCGTCACCCTCATCCTCACCTCCCACATCATGGAGGTGGTGGAGAAGCTCTGCCCGACGATCGCCATCCTGGACCAGGGCCGCCTCCTGGGCTTCGGGCCCCTGGAGGAGCTTCGGGGCGGCGCCGCCAACCTGGAGAGCCTGTTCGTGGAGCTGGTGGGCGGGGCCCGCACGGGAGAGCTCTCGTGGCTGTGA
- the ygfK gene encoding putative selenate reductase subunit YgfK, with protein sequence MGKPFRTAPLEMLAGWIFRELDARDTVMGIPKANFQVPTAAMAREMFGHAVAAPLGVAAGPHSQLAQNIVSSWLCGARFIELKTVQILDEIEVSRPCIDVEDEGYNCEWSQELKLEESFTEYLNAWVLLHALAHRLGLPGPGTHFNMSVGYDLKGIQTPRVQAYIAAMRHGGAALADAVARVATVYPAVKDLDIPDELSNHITLSTMHGCPPDEIQRIATFLLTEVGVHTWVKLNPTLLGAPRLRGMLNATQGFDIEVPDSAFDHDPKFDQAVAMIRNLAATARDLPLQFGLKLTNTLEVRNHRTVFPPAEKMMYLSGRALHPLTLNLAQLISEGLDGQVPISFCGGADAGNFADLVADGLGPVTVCTDLLKPGGYARLQQYLRNLDAAMAGAPSLDAYILAASGGHGARFNLARHSVKVTGDDAYARRPRPLQFKGSRPLGHFDCIFAPCVDGCPTNQNIPDYLWLVAHGKPREAMEVILRTNPQPGITGSVCDHPCTEKCVRMFYDAPLAIREIKRFAFEQGGAFPEVPGPRRNIKVAIVGAGPAGLSAAYYLARNGFDAHVFEAKKELGGMVSGVIPGFRLTGEALGADMDRLVDLGVTFHLGVALGRDRTLAGLRRDFAYVFLGVGAQKGKRLGIPGEEAEGVVDALDFLDKVRAGTPMDLGRRVIIIGAGNTAMDAARCSRRLVKDGTVTIVYRRTRAQMPADPAEVVDCLEEGVDLRDLLAPASVVAEGGRVTGLACARMALGERDASGRPRPVPVEGGEELLPADTIIPAISQEPVLDFLESLPVALRRDGTFEVDPVTRETSVPGLFAGGDVVHGPSSIIEAIADGRAVAETIAWRHGAAIPREAYLEKGAAGVALLEKKARVAPALQVPVLPVAERRGFEEVLHSITPEAAAKEASRCLDCDDLCSLCVTVCPNRAMLAFPMVPTRLSLPVLEQRDGRLVFKGTRPFEVDQAVQTFNIADFCNECGNCTSFCPTAGAPYRDKPRFWIDRDGFREAPDDAFRMKRQGPVLVLEARIGGREHRLESGPAGTVYRSGQFTARSRSGSWEITDWEVEGNLAEGTEIDLSGYGTLIVLLNAGASVPDLAGTGI encoded by the coding sequence ATGGGCAAGCCCTTCCGCACAGCGCCGCTCGAGATGCTCGCCGGCTGGATTTTCCGCGAGCTCGACGCGCGGGACACCGTCATGGGCATCCCCAAGGCGAATTTCCAGGTGCCCACCGCGGCCATGGCCCGCGAGATGTTCGGCCACGCCGTCGCCGCGCCCCTGGGCGTGGCCGCGGGCCCCCACAGCCAGCTGGCCCAGAACATCGTCTCCAGCTGGCTCTGCGGCGCGCGCTTCATCGAGCTGAAGACCGTCCAGATCCTCGACGAGATCGAGGTGAGCCGGCCCTGCATCGACGTGGAGGACGAGGGCTACAACTGCGAGTGGAGCCAGGAGCTCAAGCTGGAGGAGTCCTTCACCGAGTACCTCAACGCCTGGGTGCTCCTGCATGCGCTCGCCCACAGGTTGGGCCTGCCGGGCCCCGGCACCCACTTCAACATGAGCGTGGGCTACGACCTCAAGGGCATCCAGACGCCCCGCGTGCAGGCCTACATCGCCGCCATGCGCCACGGGGGCGCCGCCCTCGCCGACGCCGTCGCCCGGGTCGCCACGGTCTACCCCGCCGTGAAGGACCTGGACATCCCCGACGAGCTGTCCAACCACATCACCCTTTCCACCATGCACGGGTGCCCCCCCGACGAGATCCAGCGCATCGCCACCTTCCTGCTCACCGAGGTGGGGGTCCACACCTGGGTCAAGCTCAACCCCACGCTCCTGGGCGCCCCGCGCCTGCGGGGCATGCTCAACGCCACCCAGGGCTTCGACATCGAGGTGCCCGACAGCGCCTTCGACCACGACCCCAAGTTCGACCAGGCCGTGGCCATGATCCGGAACCTGGCCGCCACCGCCCGGGACCTGCCCCTGCAGTTCGGCCTGAAGCTCACCAACACCCTGGAGGTGAGGAACCACCGCACGGTGTTCCCCCCCGCCGAGAAGATGATGTACCTCTCCGGCCGGGCCCTCCACCCGCTGACCCTGAACCTGGCCCAGCTCATCTCGGAGGGGCTGGACGGCCAGGTGCCCATCAGCTTCTGCGGCGGCGCCGACGCGGGGAACTTCGCGGACCTGGTGGCCGACGGCCTGGGCCCGGTCACCGTGTGCACGGACCTCCTCAAGCCCGGCGGCTACGCCCGGCTCCAGCAGTACCTGCGCAACCTCGACGCGGCCATGGCCGGCGCCCCCAGCCTGGACGCCTACATCCTCGCGGCCTCGGGCGGCCACGGCGCCCGCTTCAACCTGGCCCGGCACTCCGTGAAGGTGACGGGCGACGACGCCTACGCCCGGCGTCCCCGGCCCCTGCAGTTCAAGGGCTCCCGGCCCCTGGGGCACTTCGACTGCATCTTCGCGCCCTGCGTGGACGGCTGCCCCACCAACCAGAACATCCCCGACTACCTCTGGCTCGTGGCCCACGGCAAGCCCCGGGAGGCCATGGAGGTGATCCTGCGCACCAACCCCCAGCCGGGGATCACCGGCAGCGTCTGCGACCACCCCTGCACGGAGAAGTGCGTGCGCATGTTCTACGACGCGCCCCTGGCCATCCGGGAGATAAAGCGGTTCGCCTTCGAGCAGGGCGGCGCCTTCCCCGAGGTCCCCGGGCCCCGGCGCAACATCAAGGTGGCCATCGTGGGCGCGGGGCCCGCGGGCCTCTCCGCCGCCTACTACCTGGCCAGGAACGGCTTCGACGCCCACGTCTTCGAGGCGAAGAAGGAGCTGGGCGGCATGGTCTCCGGGGTCATCCCGGGCTTCCGGCTCACGGGGGAGGCCCTGGGCGCGGACATGGACCGCCTGGTGGACCTGGGGGTCACCTTCCACCTGGGCGTGGCCCTGGGCCGGGACCGTACCCTCGCCGGCCTGCGGCGCGACTTCGCCTACGTCTTCCTGGGGGTGGGGGCCCAGAAGGGCAAGCGCCTGGGCATCCCCGGCGAGGAGGCCGAAGGGGTGGTGGACGCCCTGGACTTCCTGGACAAGGTGCGGGCCGGCACGCCCATGGACCTGGGCCGGCGCGTGATCATCATCGGCGCGGGCAACACCGCCATGGACGCCGCGCGCTGCTCGCGGCGCCTGGTGAAGGACGGCACCGTGACCATCGTCTACCGCCGCACCCGGGCCCAGATGCCCGCGGACCCCGCGGAGGTGGTGGACTGCCTGGAGGAGGGCGTGGACCTGCGCGACCTGCTGGCTCCGGCCTCGGTGGTGGCCGAAGGCGGCAGGGTGACGGGACTGGCCTGCGCCCGCATGGCGCTGGGCGAGCGGGACGCCTCGGGCCGGCCCCGGCCCGTGCCCGTGGAGGGCGGCGAGGAGCTCCTCCCGGCCGACACCATCATTCCCGCCATCAGCCAGGAACCGGTCCTGGACTTCCTGGAGAGCCTCCCGGTGGCGCTGCGCCGGGACGGCACCTTCGAGGTGGACCCGGTCACCCGCGAAACGTCCGTGCCCGGGCTCTTCGCCGGGGGCGACGTCGTCCACGGGCCCTCCTCGATCATCGAGGCCATCGCCGACGGCCGGGCCGTGGCCGAGACCATCGCCTGGCGCCACGGCGCGGCGATCCCCCGGGAGGCCTACCTCGAGAAGGGCGCGGCAGGGGTCGCGCTGCTGGAGAAGAAGGCCCGGGTGGCCCCCGCCCTTCAGGTGCCGGTGCTCCCCGTCGCCGAGCGCCGCGGGTTCGAGGAGGTGCTCCACTCCATCACGCCGGAGGCCGCCGCGAAGGAGGCCTCCCGCTGCCTGGACTGCGACGACCTGTGCAGCCTGTGCGTCACGGTCTGCCCCAACCGGGCCATGCTCGCCTTCCCCATGGTCCCCACGCGCCTTTCCCTGCCGGTCCTGGAACAGCGCGACGGCAGGCTGGTGTTCAAGGGCACCCGCCCCTTCGAGGTGGACCAGGCCGTGCAGACCTTCAACATCGCCGACTTCTGCAACGAGTGCGGCAACTGCACCTCCTTCTGCCCCACGGCCGGGGCGCCCTACCGGGACAAGCCCCGGTTCTGGATCGACCGGGACGGCTTCCGGGAAGCCCCGGACGACGCCTTCCGCATGAAGCGGCAGGGACCGGTCCTGGTCCTGGAGGCCCGGATCGGGGGCCGGGAGCACCGCCTGGAATCGGGTCCCGCCGGCACCGTCTACCGCAGCGGCCAGTTCACGGCGCGTTCCCGGAGCGGCTCCTGGGAGATCACGGACTGGGAGGTGGAGGGCAATCTCGCCGAGGGAACCGAAATCGACCTGTCAGGTTATGGTACGCTGATCGTACTCCTCAATGCCGGGGCGTCGGTGCCCGATCTTGCGGGAACCGGGATCTGA
- a CDS encoding hemerythrin domain-containing protein, which translates to MNLDRYREHHEEIHGLLGDLNHRLQPGSFDALGARQLLVTLGARLNIHLAFEDRALYPTLLKSPDAAVREKTLAYMGEVGGLKEAMTAHLKRWLATTEVLAEPEAFRTGTLGFLQALERRLQAEDQDFYPFIERLA; encoded by the coding sequence ATGAACCTCGACCGCTACCGGGAACACCATGAGGAGATCCACGGCCTCCTTGGGGACCTGAATCACCGTCTCCAGCCGGGTTCCTTCGACGCCCTCGGGGCGCGGCAGCTGCTGGTGACCCTGGGAGCCCGGCTGAACATCCACCTCGCCTTCGAGGACCGGGCCCTGTATCCCACCCTGCTCAAGAGCCCCGACGCCGCGGTCCGGGAGAAGACCCTGGCCTACATGGGCGAGGTGGGCGGACTCAAGGAGGCCATGACGGCCCACCTGAAGCGCTGGCTCGCGACCACGGAGGTGCTCGCCGAACCGGAGGCCTTCCGCACCGGGACGCTCGGCTTCCTGCAGGCCCTGGAGCGGCGCCTGCAGGCCGAGGACCAGGACTTCTACCCGTTCATCGAACGCCTGGCCTAG